From Pseudomonas fluorescens:
ACCAGACTGAGCGGCATGTCCGAAATTTACAATACCGCCAACATCTCCCACCTGATACTCGATCTCGACAGCGTGGAGCTGCGCCTACCGCAGTGATATCACCTTCAGTCCGAGAATAACTATGTCTACAACTACAAAAATCGACTTTATCTACCTCTCCGAGCAGGACATGATCCGCGCGGGAGTGACCGACATGCTGGCCTGCGTGAATACCATGGAGGAGATGTTCGGCTTGCTGTATGCCGGTGACTACCGCATGGCCGGCCCGAACAATGATTCCCATGGTGCGATGGTGATTTTCCCGCAGGATTCGCCGTTCCCGAACATGCCCAAGCCCACGGCTGACCGGCGCATGATGGCGATGCCGGCCTACCTGGGCGGCAGCTTCTGCACTGCCGGCGTGAAATGGTACGGCTCCAATATCGCCAACCGCGAAAAAGGCCTGCCGCGTTCCATCCTGATGTTCACGCTCAATGATCCCGACACTGGCGCGCCGTTGGCGCACATGTCGGCCAACCTGTTGTCCGCATACCGCACCGGTGCGATTCCTGGCGTGGGCGCACGCCACCTGGCACGCAAGGACTCGAAAGTCGTCGGGCTGCTTGGCCCGGGAGTCATGGGCAAGACCACGCTGGCGGCATTCATCGCAGTATGCCCGCATATCGACACCCTGAAGATCAAGGGGCGTGGCCAGAAGAGCCTCGACAACTTTATCGCGTGGGTCAAAGAAACTTATCCGCAGATCACCACGATTACCGTGGTCGATACCCTTGAAGCGGTGGTCCGCGACTCGGACCTTGTTACTTATTGTAGCTCCGGGGAAACGGGTGACCCGTCGACCTACCCAATTGTGCGGCGCGAATGGGTCAAGCCAGGTGCGTTCCTCGCGATGCCGGCGGCCTGCTCGCTGGACGCAGGAATGGAAGAACCCGACGTGCGCAAGGTGCTGGACAACACCGGTCTGTACCAGGCCTGGTTCGAAGAGTTACCCAAGCCTGCGCATCACAACGTGCCGGTGATTGGCGTGCGCTTCATGGACATGATTGCCGAGGGCAAGATGCAACTCGATGAAGTCGAGGACATCGGCAAGATCATCGCCGGGGCCGCACCAGGCCGCAAAAACGATGAAGAAATCATCATC
This genomic window contains:
- a CDS encoding tyramine oxidase subunit B, with the translated sequence MSTTTKIDFIYLSEQDMIRAGVTDMLACVNTMEEMFGLLYAGDYRMAGPNNDSHGAMVIFPQDSPFPNMPKPTADRRMMAMPAYLGGSFCTAGVKWYGSNIANREKGLPRSILMFTLNDPDTGAPLAHMSANLLSAYRTGAIPGVGARHLARKDSKVVGLLGPGVMGKTTLAAFIAVCPHIDTLKIKGRGQKSLDNFIAWVKETYPQITTITVVDTLEAVVRDSDLVTYCSSGETGDPSTYPIVRREWVKPGAFLAMPAACSLDAGMEEPDVRKVLDNTGLYQAWFEELPKPAHHNVPVIGVRFMDMIAEGKMQLDEVEDIGKIIAGAAPGRKNDEEIIIMSVGGMPVEDVAWGTVVYRNAIEKGIGVTLNLWETPVLR